TCGCCTCGCTGCGGCTTTCTTCCGGCGGCTCCGGGGTGATCTTCGCGTCGCGCTCGCCCCCGGGCTTCCACCGTCCCCGGGTCGCTCTGGGCTGCGTACGCCGCTACTCGTCCCCATCCACGCTTCTCGCTCCGGCCAGTGTACGGCGCCCCACGGACAGCGGCCGACCGGTTTTCCGAGCCACCCGAATGGCCAGGGTCGGGTGTCCGGATTCCGGGACGCGCGGCTCGGCGGATTACCCGGCGGGGAGCTGGGCACAACGCTTGCAGGCTTGCCCGGCAGGACCGGCGGGGTGGGCGAATCGGGTGGCGTTCCCCGTTGCCGCGGGACTGAAGTCGATTTATCGTCCCAGCACGATTCGCGAGCAAGATCACGATATGTGAAGGGGCCGCGGCCATGGTGGCGAAAAAGACCGCCGAGCATCAGCCGGTGACCGGCAGATCCACGCGACCCACGGCCGCGGAAGCCTCCGGCAGTGGCAAGGGCACGGACGCGAAGAAGAGCGCTCTCAAGAAGGGCGCCGCGAAGAAGGCGGCGGCTACCGGGACGGCGGCGACGAAAGCGGTGGCGAGTACATCGGTGGCCAAGAGGACGGTGGCCAAGAGGGCCGTCGCGAAGACAGCCGCCGCGAAGACAACCGCTGTGAAGACGGTCGCCGCGAAGACAGCCGTCGAGAAGAGGGCTGCCGCTCCCAGGGGCACCGCGGCCGGGAGCGGTACCGGTAAACGCACCTCCACGAAGAGCACGGCCAGGAAGAGCACTGCCAACAAGGCGGGCGCGGCCGAGGCCGCGAAGACGACGGGAGCCACGACGGTGGTTGCGAAGAAGACTCCGGGTACGACCACGACGGCCAAGAAGCCCGGCGCGGTACCCAAGGCGCGGATCGTCGCGGCGGTGGAGCCGGGCGGACTCGCCGTACGCCCCGGTGAGGATCCATGGACCCCGGAGGAGGTCGCGGAGGCCCGGGCCGAGCTGCAGTCCGAGGTCCAGCGGCTGCGCGCCGAGCTCGCGGCCTCCGAGCAGTCGCTCGTGGGTCTGATGCGGGACTCCGGGGACGGCGCGGGCGACGACCAGGCGGACACCGGCACCAAGAACATCACGCGCGAGGGGGAGATGGCGCTGGCGGCCAACGCGCGCGAGATGCTCCTCCAGGACGAGCGGGCCCTGCAACGGCTGGAGGCGGGCACGTACGGCCTGTGCGAGAACTGCGGCAACGCGATCGGCAAGGCGCGTATGCAGGCCTTCCCGCGCGCGACGCTGTGCGTCGAATGCAAGCAGAAGCAGGAGCGGCGCTACTGACCGGGCCGCCGATTCCCGCCGGGTGCCTCCTGCGCTCCTGTGTGCCAGGAGGCGTGTCGTACTCTCGTCCTCAGTCAGGAACCTAGGTTGAGGGACTCACGTGGCAGAGGCGGAGCGCATCATCGGTACGCCGGACATCCCAGACGCGGCGGGAGCCGAGCCGGAAACCCCGGACGAGCGGCCCCGGGGCAGGCGCCGGATCCTCGTGCTGTTCACGGTCGCCGCACTGGCGTACGTGCTGGACCTCGCCAGCAAGATGATCGTGGTCGCCAAGCTGGAGCACCACGCGCCGATCGAGATCATCGGGGACTGGCTGAAGTTCGAGGCGATCCGCAACGCGGGCGCCGCCTTCGGCATGGGTGAGGCCTTCACGGTGATCTTCACGGTCATCGCCGCGGCCGTGATCGTCGTGATCGCCCGCCTGGCCCGCAAGCTCTACAGCGTGCCCTGGGCGATCGCGCTCGGCCTGCTGCTCGGCGGCGCGCTGGGCAATCTGACCGACCGGATCTTCCGCTCGCCTGGTGTCTTCGAGGGCGCGGTCGTCGACTTCATCGCACCCAAGCACTTCGCGGTCTTCAACCTGGCCGACTCGGCGATCGTCTGCGGCGGCGTCCTGATCGTCCTGCTCTCCTTCAGGGGGCTCGACCCGGACGGGACCGTCCACAAGGACTGAGGGCCCCATACTCCCGTACGAGAGTGTCCGACCCGTCCGGCATACTCGACGGGTGAGCACCGTTCCCGAGATCCGAAACCTGCCCGTGCCCGACGGCCTGGAGGGCGAGCGTGTCGACGCCGCCATCTCCCGCATGTTCGGCTTCTCCCGTACCAAGGCCGCCGAGCTCGCCGCCGCGGGGAAGGTCATGGTCGACGGGTCGGTGGTCGGGAAGTCCGAGCGGGTGCACGGCGGTGCCTGGCTCGAAGTGGAGATGCCGCAGGCACCCGCGCCCGTGCAGGTGGTGGCCGAGCCCGTCGAGGGCATGGTGATCGTGCACGACGACGACGACATCGTCGTGATCGTCAAGCCGGTCGGCGTGGCCGCGCACCCGTCGCCCGGCTGGACCGGGACGACCGTCATCGGTGGGCTCGCCGCCGCCGGATACCGCATCTCCACCTCCGGTGCCGCCGAGCGCCAGGGCATCGTGCACCGGCTCGACGTCGGCACGTCCGGCCTGATGGCGGTCGCCAAGTCGGAGCGCGCCTACACGTCGCTCAAGCGCCAGTTCAAGGAGCGCACGGTCGACAAGCGCTACCACACGCTGGTCCAGGGCCACCCCGACCCGATGAGCGGCACGATCGACGCGCCCATCGGCCGGCATCCCAACCACGACTACAAGTGGGCGGTCACGGCAGAGGGCAAGCCGTCCGTCACGCACTACGACCTCATCGAGGCGTTCCGCGCGGCCTCCCTGCTCGACGTGAAGCTGGAAACCGGCCGCACCCACCAGATCCGCGTCCACATGGCCGCCCACCGGCATCCCTGCGTAGGCGACCTGACGTACGGGGCCGACCCGACGCTCGCCAAGCGGCTCGGCCTGACCCGCCAGTGGCTGCACGCCGTACGCCTCGGCTTCGAGCACCCCGGGGACGGGACCTGGGTCGAGTTCGAGAGCGACTACCCCGACGACCTGGCCAACGCCCTGGAGCGGGTGCGCGAGGAGACGTACGCATGACCCTGCCGCCGTACGTCGTGCGTGTCGCCGAGGATCCCGCCGACCGCGAGGCCTGTTTCGCGGTGCGCAAGGAGGTCTTCGTCGCGGAGCAGCGGGTGCCGGAGGACCTGGAGTACGACGAGTTCGACGCGGGCGCGCTGCACGTGGTGGCCGTCCGGGAGGACGGGGTGGCGCTCGGCACGGGGCGGTTGCTGTACGGGGAGGCCGCGGCCGGCCGGACCGGGGGCGATCCGTCCGTGGGGTCGCTCGGGCGGCTCGCGGTGCGGAAGGAGGCGCGAGGGCTCGGGGTCGGGGTCGCGCTCGTGCGGGGTATCGAGGCGGCGGCCCGGGAGCTGGGGCTCACCGCGGTGGACCTGCATGCGCAGACCTCCGCGCTGGGGTTCTACGAGCGGCTCGGGTACGCCGGGTACGGGGACGAGTTCCACGAGGCGGGCATCGCGCATCGTGGGATGCGGCGCTCTCTTTAGTTCTTCAGGCTCATTGGTTCTTTCTCCCGTCCGCGCACCGCCCGTCGCCTGTTTCGAGTCCGTCGGGAAGTGGGCCTCTCCTGCGGGGGTGCGCTTCGGTGGCGGCCTTCCGTCCCAGGGTGGTGTCAGCCTCGGCCGGCCACCCGTGGGGTTTCGTGTGCCCTTCGGGCCTGGCGGGTCGCCGCCTCGGTGCCCGGGGGCAGGGACGCGTCCGCCGTGTTGACCCGGGGGAGGGCGTACGGGTGCTGCCCGGCCAGCCAGCGGATCATGCCCTCGCGGACGTGCACCCGGACCTTCCAGACGTCGTCGGCGTCCTTCGCCGTCACCAGGGCGCGTACCTCCATGGTGCTCGGGGTGGCGTCCGTGACGGACAGGTCGCAGGCGCGGCCGTCCCAGGCCGGGCACTCGCGCAGGAGGTCGCGGAGTTTCTCGCGCATCGCGTCCATGGGCGCGCTGTGGTCGAGGTGCCAGAAGACGATGCCGGTCATCTGGGCCCCGCCCCGCGACCAGTTCTCGAAGGGCTTCGAGGTGAAGTAGGACACCGGCATCGTGATGCGGCGCTCGTCCCAGGTGCGCACGCTCAGGAACGTCAGCGTGATCTCGTCGACCGTGCCCCACTCGCCGTCCACCACGACCGTGTCGCCCAGCCGCACCATGTCGCCGAAGGCGATCTGGAACCCCGCGAACATGTTGCTCAGCGTCGACTGGGCCGCCACACCCGCGACGATGCCCAGAATCCCGGCCGACGCCAGCAGGGAGGCGCCGGCCGCGCGCATCGCCGGGAACGTGAGAAGCATCGCCGCCACCGCCACGACTCCCACGACCGCCGCGACGACCCGCGTGATCAGCGACACCTGGGTGCGGACCCGGCGGACCCGGGCCGGGTCGGGGTGGACGCGGGCGTAACGGGCGTACGAGGTGTCCACGACCGCCGCCGCGATACGGACGATCAGCCAGGCCGTCGAGCCGATCAGCACCAGCGTCAGGGCCCGGCCGACGGCGACCTGGTGCTCCCTGAGCAGGTCTGCCTCGTGATAGGACCCTCTGAGCAGCGCCGCGCACAGCACGAGGTGGTAGGGCACACGGCCCCGGCGCAGCAGTCCCCACAGCGGAGTCTCGGTCTGCCGTTCGTCCGCCTTGCGCAGCAGGCGGTCCGTGGCCCAGCCGATGAGCAGCGTGAGCACGACCGAGCCACCGAGGACGATCAGCGGGCGCAGTACGTTCTCCATGCCGGAGAACGTAACCGGTCAGGGGCGGTCCTGAACATGCGGGGGCTTCTCTGTCAGTGGTCCCTGGCACGATGTCCACATGAACGTCATGCTCTTTCACTCGACCTACGGGCTTCGCCCCGCCGTACGCGCCGCGGCGGACCGGCTGCGGGCGGCCGGACACGAGGTGTGGACCCCCGACCTCTTCGACGGGCACACCTTCGGGACCGTCGAGGAGGGCATGGCCTTCAAGGACGCCACAGGCAAGGACGAACTGCTCAGACGGGCGATCCTGGCCGCCGCGCCCTACTCCGGGCGGGGGCTGGTGTACGCGGGGTTCTCGTTCGGTGCCGCGACCGCGCAGACGCTCGCGCTCGGCGACGCCAAGGCGCGCGGGCTGTTGCTGCTGCACGGCACGTCGGACATCGCCGAGACCGCGTCGGTGGACGAGCTGCCGGTCCAGCTGCACGTGGCCGAGCCGGACGCGTTCGAGACCGACGACTGGCTGGGCTCCTGGTATCTCCAGATGGGCAGGGCGGGCGCCGACGTGGAGATCTACCGGTACGCCGGGGCCGGTCACCTCTACACCGACCCCGACCTGCCGGACTACGACGAGGAGGCGGCCGAGGCCACCTGGCGGGTGGCGCTCGGCTTCCTCGACAGCCTGTAGGGCCGGCTCTTCGGGAGACCGGCCGCGACCGGCCTTCCGCCGGCTACACCGGGCCGTACGTCCGTTCCACCTTCTGCGTGCCGCTGCGCGTGCGGTAGGAGCGCCACCAGGTCGACGTCGCGTTCGCCTTCGTGCGGTCGGACAGCACGTAGTAGTCCATCTGCGCGCGGTCCGCGGTGATGTCGAGGACGCCGTAGCCGTGGCGGTCGGTGTCGACCCAGTGGACGTGCCGGTTGGCCGCCTGGATGATCGGCGCGGCGAGCGCGGTGACGGTGCCCTCGGGGACCTTGAGGATGTCGTCGAGGTTGTCGGAGGTGACCGACGTGACGACGAACTCCGTGGCGGCCGAGGGTGACAGCGGGTAGGTGCCGGCGTCCACGGGCACGTCGTTGGCCCAGGCCATGTGGATGTCGCCGGTCAGGAAGACCGTGTTGCGGATCGCGTTGGAGCGCAGGTGGGCGAGGAGTTCACGCCGGTCGTCCGTGTAGCCGTCCCACTGGTCGGTGTTGAGGGCGAGACCCTCCTTGGGCAGGCCGAGCAGTTCGGCGAGCGGCTTCAGGAGATCGGCGGTGAGGGAGCCGATGACGAACGGTGAGATCATCACCGAGTTCCCGACCAGCCGCCAGGTGGTGTCGGAGGCCTTCAACCCCGCCTTCAGCCAGTCCAGTTGGGCCCGGCCGGTGATCGTGCGCGCCGGGTCGTCGACCGTACCGCTGCCCGTGGACACCTGCTGGGAGCGGAAGGAGCGCAGATCGAGGAGGGAGAGGTCGGCGAGCTTGCCGAAGCGCAGGCGCCGGTAGGTGGTGCCCGCGATCGCCGGGCGGACCGGCATCCACTCGAAGTAGGCCTGTTTCGCGGCGGACTGCCGGGCCGACCAGGTGCCCTCCGTGCCCTCGGTGTGGTTCTCGGCGCCGCCCGACCAGGTGTCGTTGGCGAACTCGTGGTCGTCCCAGATCGCGACGACGGGGGCAGCCGCGTGCAGGGCCTGGAGGTCGGCGTCCGTCTTGTAACGCCCGTGCCGTACGCGGTAGTCGGCGAGCGTGAGGATCTCGTGCGCGGGGGAGTGCGGGCGTACGACGGTGCCACGGGTGCCGTACGTGCCGGTGCCGTACTCGTAGATGTAGTCGCCGAGGTGCAGCCAGGCGTCCAGGTCGCCGCGGGCCGCGAGATGGCGGTACGAGGAGAAGTAGCCGGCCTCCCAGTTGGCGCAGGAGACCACGCCGAAGCGCAGACCCGTCACCGCGGCGTCCGCGGCGGGCGCGGTACGGGTGCGGGCGGCCGGGGAGTCCGTGCCGCCCGCCGAGAAGCGGAACCAGTAGTCCGTGGCGGGCGCGAGGCCGCGGATGTCCGCCTTGACGGTGTGGTCGGCGGCGGCCGTCGCGGTGGTCGAGCCCTTGGACACGACGTTCGTGAACGCCTTGTCGAGGGCGACGGTCCAGCTCACCTCGGTGTCCGGGCCGAGCCCGGAGCCGGGTATCGCCTCGGCGGTGGGTGTCACGCGCGTCCACAGCAGGACGCCGTCGGGCAGCGGATCGCCGGAGGCCACCCCGTGCAGGAACGCGGGGACCTCGGCAGCGGCACGGGCGGGCAGCGCGGCGGCCAGCGGACCGGCCAGTACGGCGGTGGCGGCGGCGGCCTTGACCACCGTACGACGGCGTGGGGCGGGGGAGTTGACCCGGGCGCCCGTGGACTCGGAGGAAGAGCTTCGACTCGTCACGGGCGCTGAGATTACTGATCAGTAGGCCGACAGAGCGGGCGAACGACAAAAGTTCGCCCGCTCTTCGGCTGATCGTCCACCGGGGCTGAGCGGCGGACCGTACGACGGGCGCTCCGAACGCCCCGGAACCCGCTGCTCAGGCCTTCAGCGCCGCCGTGATCGCCGTGGTGAAGTCGGCGACCGTCATGGGCGCGTTCTCGCTGTTCGGGGCCGTGAGCTTCTTGCCGTCCATCACCAGGCTCGGAGTGCCGTTGACGCCGTCCTTGTTGGTGTTGAACGTCTGGGACATCGCCAGCGCCCAGGCGTCGTACGTGCCGTCCTTGACGGCGGTCTGGAACTTCGTGTTGTTCTTGAGCGCGCTGACCGTGTTCGCCACCTTGATCAGGTAGTCGTCGCTCTTGAACTTGTCGTCCGTCTCCTCGGGGTGGTACTTCGTCGAGTAGAGCGCGGTCTTGTACTCCAGGAACGCCTCCGGGCTCACGTTCAGCGCGGCGCCCATGGCGCTCATCGCGTTCTTGGAGCCCTCGCCGCGGGAGCCGATCGCGATCTTCCCGTTGTCGTCGGTGTCACCGTCGAGGAACGTTCCGCCGATGTACTGGATCTTGAACTTGCCCGCGTCGAAGTCCGCCTTCAGCGTCGGGCCGACCGTCTCCTCGAACTGGGCGCAGATCGGGCAGCGCGGGTCCTCGTACAGCTTGAGGGTCTTCTTGGCGGTGCTCTTGCCGAGGATCACGGTCGTGCCGTTGGTGCCCGTGGTGTTGGCCGGCGCGACGACCTTCGCGTCCTTCGCCGTGTCCCAGTAGCCCGGCTTGTTGTTCTGCACGACCGCGTACCCGATACCGCCGGCTATCGCGAGGACGGCGACCACCGCGCCGGCCACGATGACCTGCCGCTTCACCTTGTCGCGCTTGGCCTGGCGCTCGCGCTCCTGGCGCAGACGTTCACGGGCCGCGCTCTTGGACGCCTGGCTGTTCCGCTTGCTCATGCTGGTGATCTCCCTGGGGAACGCGTACGCGGCATGGGCGGCGTACGCGGAAACGAATAGGGGCTTGCCGGTGCTCGGTGCTCGTTGCTGTCGCTCAGGCGAAGGCGAGCGGGCTCGGGCGAGGCGGTCCTCGTCGTCCCAGGGAGTGCACGAGCAGGCGCGCGCGGAGGGCGGTGACGCGCTGAGCCGGCCGCGGCATGCGGCGTACCGCCGGGGCGGACCGGACCGTCACCGCGGCGGCGGCCAGCAGCAGCGGGCGGAAGGTGGAGGTGGTGAGCGCGTCCAGCAGCTGGGCCAGGGCCCGCTCGCCCCGGCGCAGCCAGGCGGCGGCCAGCAGCCCCACGCCGACATGCGCGCCCAGCAGCAGCCAGGCGGTCGACGGGCCGGCGTGGGCGAGCAGCGCCGCCACCCGGTCGGTGTCGGAGCCCGCCACCCGGGCCAGCGGGGTGCCCACGCCGTCGCCGGCGCACAGCACGTCGAAGCCGACCGAGCGCAGCGGCCCGGCGACCGGACCGCCCGCCCGGCCGTAACAGACCGTCTGGCCGGTGGTGAAGACCGTGTCGGCGGCCAGCTCCAGCGGGATCAGCAGGGCCGCGATCCGGCCGAAGCCGCGCTCGCGGCCGGCCAGGGCGTACGCGACGACGAAGACGGCGGCGGCGATCACGGCCACCGTCCCCATGGGCAGCGGGACCCTGGACAGCAGCACGTGCGACGCGCTGCTGAGCGTCACGACGAGTGCCGTGAACAGTGCCGCGCGTACGGCTCTGAGGTGGGTCCCGGATATGTCCATAGCGGAGGTGAGTGTGTCACGGACTCCTGTAAGAGGTCCCTAAAAGGTCCCTGTGAGCCTCTGCACTGTCGGAAGAGGTGTCCACGGGTGTGTCGTGCGGCCGGCTAGAGGCCCGGGATCCGGCCGTTGCGGAACAGGTCCACGAAGGTCTGGTGGTCGGCACGTGCGCGTGCGCCGTACTCGTGGGCGAAGTCCACCAGAAGGTCCGCGAAGCCCGTCTCGTCGGCCGCGATCACCGCGTCGATGGCCCGCTCGGTGGAGAAGGGCACCAGGGACTCGCCGGACTGGTCGTCCGCCGCCGCGTGCATCGTGGCCGTCGCCCGGCCCAGGTCGGCGACGACGGCCGCGATCTCCTCCGGGTCGTCGATGTCGCCCCAGTCCAGGTCCACGGCGTACGGCGACACCTCGGCGACCAGCTGACCGCGGCCGTCCAGCTCGGTCCAGCCCAGCCACGGGTCGGCGTGGTCCTGGAGGGCGCGCTGCGAGATGACCGTGCGGTGGCCCTCGTGCTGGAAGTAGCCGCGGATCGCCGGGTCGGTGATGTGCCGGGAGACGGCCGGGGTCTGGGCCTGCTTGATGTAGATCACCACATCGTTCTCCAGGGCGTCCGTGGCGCCCTCCAGCAGGATGTTGTACGAGGGCAGCCCGGCCGAGCCGATACCGATGCCGCGACGGCCGACGACGTCCTTCACCCGGTACGAGTCGGGGCGGGTCAGGGACGACTCCGGGAGCGTCTCCAGATAGCCGTCGAAGGCGGCCAGGACCTTGTAGCGGGTTGCCGCGTCCAACTCGATGGAGCCGCCGCCGGGCGCGAAGCGGCGCTCGAAGTCGCGGATCTCCGTCATCGAGTCGAGCAGCCCGAACCGGGTCAGCGAGCGCGCGTCGCGCAGCGCGTCCAGCAGCGGACCCTGGGCGGTGTCCAGGGTGAACGGCGGCACCTCGTCGCTCTTCGCGCCGGTCGCGAGGGCACGGATGCGCTCGCGGTACGCGCCCGCGTACGTCCGCACGAGGTCGGTGATCTGCTCGTCGGAGAGTGCCTTCGAGTACCCGATGAGGGCCAGGGAGGCGGCGAGGCGCTTCAGGTCCCAGGTGAAGGGCCCGACGTACGCCTCGTCGAAGTCGTTGACGTTGAAGATCAGCCGGCCCTCGGCGTCCATGTACGTGCCGAAGTTCTCCGCGTGCAGGTCGCCGTGGATCCACACGCGCGCGGTGCGGTCGTCCAGGTAGGGTCCGCCCCGCCGCTCCGCCTCCAGGTCGTGGTAGAAGAGGCACGCCGTACCCCGGTAGAACGCGAACGCGGAGGCCGCCATCTTGCGGAACTTCACGCGGAACGCGGCCGGATCGGCGGCCAGGAGCTCGCCGAACGCGGTGTCGAAGACGGTGAGGATCTCCTCGCCGCGGTGCTCGGCGCTGAGCTGCGGAACCGACATCGCTTGGTGCCTCCTGGTGCAGGTGATGCAAGACGAATGGGGCCGGACGGGCCGACCGGGGAGACGAATGACTCCGTCGTCCCTCCAACGTCCGAGGGTATGCCGGAGTGCCCACGACCCGCCCACGAAGGTACGGGGGAGACGCCTCCCGCTGTCAGTGCCGAGGCTTAGACTTCGTCGCTGTCCCCCCAGACTGCCCGCAGCCTGTCGCCGAGTGCCCGCCCGTCGCCCGACCACCACCCCTCAACGAGGCGCTTCGCGCCACTGCACTGCCCCATGGAGGCCACGCCGTGTCAAAGCCGCCGTTCACGCACCTGCACGTCCACACCCAGTACTCGCTGCTGGACGGTGCCGCGCGGCTCAAGGACATGTTCGAGGCGTGCAACGAGATGGGCATGACCCACATCGCCATGTCCGACCACGGCAACCTGCATGGCGCGTACGACTTCTTCCACACCGCCAAGAAGGCCGGCGTCACGCCGATCATCGGCATCGAGGCGTATGTGGCGCCCGAGTCGCGGCGCAACAAGCGGAAGATCCAGTGGGGCCAGCCGCACCAGAAGCGCGACGACGTGTCCGGTTCCGGCGGTTACACCCACAAGACGATCTGGGCGGCCAACGCGACGGGCCTGCACAACCTCTTCCGGCTGTCCTCGGACGCGTACGCGGAGGGCTGGCTGCAGAAGTGGCCGCGCATGGACAAGGAGACCATCTCCCAGTGGTCCGAGGGGCTCATCGCCTCCACCGGCTGTCCGTCCGGCGAGCTCCAGACACGGCTGCGCCTCGGGCAGGAGAAGGAGGCGCTCCAGGCGGCCTCCGAGTACCAGGACATCTTCGGCAAGGACCGGTACTTCCTGGAGCTGATGGACCACGGCATCGAGATCGAACACCGGGTCCGTGACGGCCTTCTGGAGATCGGCAGGAAGCTCGGCATCCCGCCCCTGGTCACCAACGACTCGCACTACACGTACGCGCACGAGTCGGTCGCGCACGACGCGCTGCTGTGCATCCAGACCGGCAAGAACCTCTCCGACCCCGACCGCTTCCGCTTCGACGGCACCGGTTACTACCTGAAGTCCACGGACGAGATGTACGCCATCGACTCCTCGGACGCCTGGCAGGAGGGCTGCGCCAACACCCTCCTGGTGGCCGAACAGATCGACACCTCGGGCATGTTCGAGGCCAAGAACCTCATGCCGAAGTTCGAGATCCCGGACGGCTTCACCGAGATCACCTGGTTCCAGGAGGAGGTCCGGCGCGGCATGAACCGCCGCTTCCCCGGCGGTGTCCCCGACGACCGCCAGAAGCAGGCGGAGTACGAGATGGACGTCATCATCCAGATGGGGTTCCCGGGGTACTTCCTCGTCGTCGCCGACTTCATCATGTGGGCCAAGAAGCAGGGCATCGCGGTCGGCCCCGGCCGTGGTTCCGCGGCCGGTTCGATCGTCGCCTACGCCATGGGCATCACCGACCTCGACCCGATCCCGCACGGTCTGATCTTCGAGCGGTTCCTCAACCCCGAGCGTGTCTCCATGCCCGACGTCGACATCGACTTCGACGAACGTCGGCGCGTCGAGGTGATCCGGTACGTGACCGAGAAGTACGGCGCCGACAAGGTCGCCATGATCGGCACGTACGGCAAGATCAAGGCGAAGAACGCCATCAAGGACTCCGCGCGCGTGCTGGGCTATCCGTACGCGATGGGCGACCGGCTCACCAAGGCGATGCCCGCCGACGTCCTCGGCAAGGGCATCGACCTCAACGGCATCACCGACCCCTCGCACCCGCGTTACAGCGAGGCCGGCGAGATCCGGGCGATGTACGAGAACGAGCCCGACGTCAAGAAGGTCATCGACACCGCCAAGGGCGTCGAGGGCCTGGTCCGGCAGATGGGTGTGCACGCGGCCGGCGTCATCATGTCCAGCGAGCCCATCGTCGACCACGCCCCGATCTGGGTGCGGCACACCGACGGCGTGACCATCACACAGTGGGACTACCCGCAGTGCGAGTCGCTCGGCCTGCTGAAGATGGACTTCCTGGGCCTGCGCAACCTGACCATCATGGACGACGCCGTCAAGATGGTGAAGGCCAACAAGGGCGTCGACCTCGACCTGCTGGCCCTGCCGCTCGACGACCCGAAGACCTTCGAACTGCTCCAGCGCGGTGACACCCTCGGCGTCTTCCAGTTCGACGGCGGACCCATGCGCTCCCTGCTGCGTCTGATGAAGCCCGACAACTTCGAGGACATCTCCGCCGTCTCGGCGCTCTACCGTCCCGGCCCGATGGGCATGGACTCGCACACCAACTACGCGCTCCGCAAGAACAAGCTCCAGGAGATCACCCCGATCCACAAGGAGCTCGAAGAGCCCCTCGAAGAGGTCCTCGCGGTCACCTACGGCCTGATCGTCTACCAGGAGCAGGTGCAGAAGGCCGCCCAGATCATCGCCGGGTACTCACTCGGCGAGGCCGACATCCTGCGCCGCGTGATGGGCAAGAAGAAGCCCGACGAACTGGCCAAGAACTTCACCATCTTCCAGGCCGGCGCCAAGAAGAACGGCTACAGCGACGAGGCGATCCAGGGCCTGTGGGACGTCCTGGTCCCCTTCGCCGGTTACGCCTTCAACAAGGCCCACTCGGCCGCGTACGGACTGGTCTCGTACTGGACCGCCTATCTGAAGGCCAACTACCCGGCCGAGTACATGGCGGGTCTGCTCACCTCGGTCAAGGACGACAAGGACAAGTCCGCGATCTATCTGAACGAGTGCCGGCGCATGGGCATCAAGGTGCTCCCGCCCAACGTCAACGAGTCGATGTCCAACTTCGCCGCGCAGGGCGACGACGTGATCCTCTTCGGCCTCTCCGCCGTGCGCAACGTCGGTACGAACGTCGTCGAGTCGATCATCAAGTCCCGCAACGCCAAGGGGAAGTACGGCTCCTTCCCCGACTACCTCGACAAGGTCGAGGCCGTCGTCTGCAACAAGCGGACCACGGAGTCGCTGATCAAGGCCGGCGCGTTCGACAGCATGGGACACACCCGTAAGGGCCTCACCGCGCACTTCGAGCCGATGATCGACAACGTGGTCGCGGTGAAGCGGAAAGAGGCCGAGGGCCAGTTCGACCTCTTCGGCGGCATGGGCGAGGCGGAGACCAGCGAGCCCGGCTTCGGTCTCGACGTCGAGTTCACCACCGACGAGTGGGACAAGGCCTATCTGCTCGCCCAGGAGCGGGAGATGCTCGGCCTGTACGTCTCCGACCACCCGCTCTTCGGCCTGGAGCACGTCCTGTCCGACAAGGCCGACGCGGGCATCTCCCAGCTCACCGGAGGTGAGCACG
The DNA window shown above is from Streptomyces sp. NBC_01451 and carries:
- the dnaE gene encoding DNA polymerase III subunit alpha; protein product: MSKPPFTHLHVHTQYSLLDGAARLKDMFEACNEMGMTHIAMSDHGNLHGAYDFFHTAKKAGVTPIIGIEAYVAPESRRNKRKIQWGQPHQKRDDVSGSGGYTHKTIWAANATGLHNLFRLSSDAYAEGWLQKWPRMDKETISQWSEGLIASTGCPSGELQTRLRLGQEKEALQAASEYQDIFGKDRYFLELMDHGIEIEHRVRDGLLEIGRKLGIPPLVTNDSHYTYAHESVAHDALLCIQTGKNLSDPDRFRFDGTGYYLKSTDEMYAIDSSDAWQEGCANTLLVAEQIDTSGMFEAKNLMPKFEIPDGFTEITWFQEEVRRGMNRRFPGGVPDDRQKQAEYEMDVIIQMGFPGYFLVVADFIMWAKKQGIAVGPGRGSAAGSIVAYAMGITDLDPIPHGLIFERFLNPERVSMPDVDIDFDERRRVEVIRYVTEKYGADKVAMIGTYGKIKAKNAIKDSARVLGYPYAMGDRLTKAMPADVLGKGIDLNGITDPSHPRYSEAGEIRAMYENEPDVKKVIDTAKGVEGLVRQMGVHAAGVIMSSEPIVDHAPIWVRHTDGVTITQWDYPQCESLGLLKMDFLGLRNLTIMDDAVKMVKANKGVDLDLLALPLDDPKTFELLQRGDTLGVFQFDGGPMRSLLRLMKPDNFEDISAVSALYRPGPMGMDSHTNYALRKNKLQEITPIHKELEEPLEEVLAVTYGLIVYQEQVQKAAQIIAGYSLGEADILRRVMGKKKPDELAKNFTIFQAGAKKNGYSDEAIQGLWDVLVPFAGYAFNKAHSAAYGLVSYWTAYLKANYPAEYMAGLLTSVKDDKDKSAIYLNECRRMGIKVLPPNVNESMSNFAAQGDDVILFGLSAVRNVGTNVVESIIKSRNAKGKYGSFPDYLDKVEAVVCNKRTTESLIKAGAFDSMGHTRKGLTAHFEPMIDNVVAVKRKEAEGQFDLFGGMGEAETSEPGFGLDVEFTTDEWDKAYLLAQEREMLGLYVSDHPLFGLEHVLSDKADAGISQLTGGEHADGAVVTIGGIISGLQRKMTKQGNAWAIATVEDLAGSIECMFFPATYQLVSTQLVEDAVVFVKGRLDKREDVPRLVAMELQVPDLSNAGTNAPVILTIPALKVTPPMISRLGEILSHHKGESEVRIRLQGPSKTTVLRLDRHRVKPDPALFGDLKVLLGPSCLAG
- a CDS encoding thioredoxin domain-containing protein; this translates as MSKRNSQASKSAARERLRQERERQAKRDKVKRQVIVAGAVVAVLAIAGGIGYAVVQNNKPGYWDTAKDAKVVAPANTTGTNGTTVILGKSTAKKTLKLYEDPRCPICAQFEETVGPTLKADFDAGKFKIQYIGGTFLDGDTDDNGKIAIGSRGEGSKNAMSAMGAALNVSPEAFLEYKTALYSTKYHPEETDDKFKSDDYLIKVANTVSALKNNTKFQTAVKDGTYDAWALAMSQTFNTNKDGVNGTPSLVMDGKKLTAPNSENAPMTVADFTTAITAALKA
- a CDS encoding DUF2252 domain-containing protein; the protein is MSVPQLSAEHRGEEILTVFDTAFGELLAADPAAFRVKFRKMAASAFAFYRGTACLFYHDLEAERRGGPYLDDRTARVWIHGDLHAENFGTYMDAEGRLIFNVNDFDEAYVGPFTWDLKRLAASLALIGYSKALSDEQITDLVRTYAGAYRERIRALATGAKSDEVPPFTLDTAQGPLLDALRDARSLTRFGLLDSMTEIRDFERRFAPGGGSIELDAATRYKVLAAFDGYLETLPESSLTRPDSYRVKDVVGRRGIGIGSAGLPSYNILLEGATDALENDVVIYIKQAQTPAVSRHITDPAIRGYFQHEGHRTVISQRALQDHADPWLGWTELDGRGQLVAEVSPYAVDLDWGDIDDPEEIAAVVADLGRATATMHAAADDQSGESLVPFSTERAIDAVIAADETGFADLLVDFAHEYGARARADHQTFVDLFRNGRIPGL